In Ochrobactrum vermis, the following proteins share a genomic window:
- a CDS encoding carbon-nitrogen hydrolase family protein has protein sequence MSTFRAAAIQMRSGTDVVRNIEALEKFVAEAAAKGAVYVQSPEMTGAMMRDRAAFKASLRDEANDLVFKAASALAAKHGIFLHIGSTAIDAGDGKIANRAGIFTPSGEKLVTYDKIHMFDVDLDNGESWRESATYEPGKETIIAELPFANLGMAICYDIRFPQLFRAQALAGANVITGPAAFTKQTGEAHWHILQRARAIENGAFLISAAQGGLHEDGRETYGHSIIVSPWGKILAEADHDEPAVILADIDVAESTAARAKIPNLKNAREFDIRTCSATQKEDA, from the coding sequence TGGAAAAATTCGTCGCGGAGGCGGCAGCGAAGGGCGCGGTTTATGTGCAATCGCCGGAAATGACCGGCGCGATGATGCGTGATCGTGCGGCCTTCAAGGCGAGCCTGCGTGACGAGGCCAACGATCTTGTTTTCAAGGCTGCTTCGGCGCTTGCCGCGAAACACGGCATCTTCCTGCATATCGGTTCAACCGCTATCGATGCCGGAGACGGCAAGATCGCCAATCGCGCCGGAATTTTCACGCCTTCAGGTGAGAAGCTCGTAACCTATGACAAGATCCATATGTTCGATGTCGATCTCGACAATGGTGAAAGCTGGCGCGAATCGGCAACCTATGAGCCGGGCAAGGAAACCATTATTGCGGAACTGCCTTTCGCAAATCTCGGCATGGCGATCTGCTATGATATCCGCTTTCCGCAATTGTTCCGCGCGCAGGCGCTCGCCGGTGCCAATGTGATTACTGGTCCGGCTGCCTTCACCAAACAGACTGGCGAGGCTCACTGGCATATCCTGCAGCGTGCGCGTGCGATTGAAAATGGCGCCTTCCTGATCTCTGCCGCGCAGGGCGGTCTGCATGAGGACGGGCGCGAAACCTATGGTCACTCGATCATCGTTTCGCCATGGGGTAAAATTCTCGCCGAAGCCGACCATGACGAACCGGCTGTCATTCTGGCCGACATCGACGTGGCGGAAAGCACGGCTGCACGTGCCAAGATACCGAACCTGAAGAATGCGCGGGAGTTCGATATTCGGACTTGCTCCGCGACGCAGAAAGAGGACGCGTAA